In Streptomyces sp. NBC_00091, the following proteins share a genomic window:
- a CDS encoding F0F1 ATP synthase subunit gamma yields MGAQLRVYKRRIRAITATKKITKAMEMIAASRIVKAQRKVAASMPYATELTRAVTAVATGSNTKHALTTEAEAPTRAAILLITSDRGLAGGYSSNAIKQAERLTERLRAEGKEVDTYIVGRKGVAYFGFRERKVADSWTGFTDSPAYADAKRVAGPLIEAIQLDTAEGGVDELHVVYTEFVSMMTQNAVDGRMLPLSLDKAEEETGAKGEILPLFDFEPSAEDVLDALLPRYVESRIYNALLQSAASEHAARRRAMKSATDNAGDLIKSLSRLANAARQAEITQEISEIVGGASAMADATAGSDK; encoded by the coding sequence ATGGGAGCGCAGCTCCGGGTCTACAAGCGTCGCATCCGTGCCATCACGGCGACCAAGAAGATCACCAAGGCGATGGAGATGATCGCCGCCTCGCGCATCGTCAAGGCGCAGCGCAAGGTGGCGGCGTCGATGCCGTACGCGACCGAGCTCACCCGTGCGGTGACCGCGGTGGCGACCGGCTCGAACACCAAGCACGCCCTGACGACCGAGGCCGAGGCGCCGACCCGTGCCGCGATCCTGCTCATCACGAGCGACCGCGGTCTGGCCGGCGGCTACTCCTCGAACGCCATCAAGCAGGCGGAGCGGCTCACCGAGCGGCTGCGCGCTGAGGGCAAGGAGGTCGACACGTACATCGTCGGCCGCAAGGGTGTCGCCTACTTCGGGTTCCGCGAGCGCAAGGTCGCGGACTCGTGGACCGGCTTCACCGACAGCCCGGCCTACGCCGACGCCAAGCGCGTCGCCGGGCCGCTGATCGAGGCCATCCAGCTGGACACGGCCGAAGGCGGCGTCGACGAGCTGCACGTCGTCTACACGGAATTCGTGTCGATGATGACGCAGAACGCGGTCGACGGCCGGATGCTGCCGCTCAGCCTCGACAAGGCAGAGGAGGAGACCGGCGCGAAGGGCGAGATCCTTCCGCTGTTCGACTTCGAGCCGTCGGCGGAGGACGTCCTCGACGCCCTGCTGCCGCGCTACGTCGAGAGCCGCATCTACAACGCACTGCTGCAGTCGGCCGCTTCCGAGCACGCCGCCCGCCGCCGCGCGATGAAGTCGGCGACCGACAACGCCGGGGACCTCATCAAGAGCCTCTCCCGGCTTGCCAACGCGGCCCGCCAGGCCGAAATCACCCAGGAAATCAGCGAGATCGTCGGTGGCGCGAGCGCCATGGCTGACGCGACCGCGGGGAGTGACAAGTAA
- the atpA gene encoding F0F1 ATP synthase subunit alpha produces the protein MAELTIRPEEIRDALENFVQSYQPDAASREEVGTVSVAGDGIAKVEGLPSAMANELLKFEDGTLGLALNLEEREIGAVVLGEFSGIEEGQPVQRTGEVLSVGVGEGYLGRVVDPLGNPIDGLGEIATEGRRALELQAPGVMVRKSVHEPMQTGYKAIDAMVPVGRGQRQLIIGDRQTGKTALAVDTIINQRDNWRSGDVNKQVRCIYVAIGQKGSTIASVRGALEDAGALEYTTIVAAPASDPAGFKYLAPYTGSAIGQHWMYAGKHVLIIFDDLSKQADAYRAVSLLLRRPPGREAYPGDVFYLHSRLLERCAKLSDDMGAGSMTGLPIVETKANDVSAFIPTNVISITDGQCFLESDLFNAGQRPALNVGISVSRVGGSAQHKAMKQVSGRLRLDLAQYRELEAFAAFGSDLDAASKASLERGKRLVELLKQGQYQPMPVEEQVISVWAGTTGKMDDVPVNDIRRFESELLEHLRRERKDLLTSIADGGKMSDDTLTSIADAIAGFKRQFETSDGKLLGEDAPAVNVSK, from the coding sequence ATGGCGGAGCTCACGATCCGGCCGGAGGAGATCCGGGACGCACTGGAGAACTTTGTCCAGTCGTACCAGCCGGACGCGGCCTCGCGCGAGGAGGTCGGAACGGTCAGCGTTGCCGGCGACGGCATCGCGAAGGTGGAGGGCCTGCCCTCCGCCATGGCGAACGAGCTGCTGAAGTTCGAGGACGGCACCCTCGGTCTCGCCCTCAACCTCGAGGAGCGCGAGATCGGTGCGGTCGTCCTCGGCGAGTTCAGCGGTATCGAGGAGGGCCAGCCGGTGCAGCGCACCGGTGAGGTGCTCTCCGTCGGCGTCGGCGAGGGCTACCTCGGCCGCGTCGTCGACCCGCTCGGCAACCCGATCGACGGTCTCGGCGAGATCGCGACCGAAGGCCGTCGCGCCCTCGAGCTGCAGGCCCCCGGCGTCATGGTCCGCAAGTCGGTCCACGAGCCCATGCAGACCGGCTACAAGGCCATCGACGCGATGGTGCCGGTCGGCCGTGGCCAGCGTCAGCTGATCATCGGTGACCGTCAGACCGGCAAGACCGCTCTTGCCGTCGACACGATCATCAACCAGCGCGACAACTGGCGCTCGGGCGACGTGAACAAGCAGGTCCGCTGCATCTACGTCGCCATCGGCCAGAAGGGCTCGACCATCGCGTCCGTTCGCGGCGCCCTGGAAGACGCCGGCGCGCTCGAGTACACGACGATCGTCGCCGCCCCGGCGTCCGACCCGGCCGGCTTCAAGTACCTGGCGCCGTACACCGGTTCCGCCATCGGCCAGCACTGGATGTACGCCGGCAAGCACGTCCTGATCATCTTCGACGACCTGTCGAAGCAGGCCGACGCCTACCGCGCCGTGTCGCTGCTGCTGCGCCGCCCGCCGGGCCGTGAGGCCTACCCGGGTGACGTCTTCTACCTGCACTCCCGTCTGCTGGAGCGCTGCGCGAAGCTCTCCGACGACATGGGTGCCGGTTCGATGACCGGTCTGCCGATCGTCGAGACCAAGGCGAACGACGTGTCGGCGTTCATCCCGACCAACGTCATCTCCATCACCGACGGCCAGTGCTTCCTGGAGTCCGACCTGTTCAACGCGGGCCAGCGCCCGGCGCTGAACGTCGGTATCTCGGTCTCCCGCGTCGGTGGCTCCGCCCAGCACAAGGCCATGAAGCAGGTTTCCGGCCGTCTGCGCCTGGACCTCGCCCAGTACCGCGAGCTGGAGGCGTTCGCCGCCTTCGGTTCCGACCTGGACGCCGCGTCGAAGGCTTCGCTGGAGCGCGGCAAGCGTCTGGTCGAGCTGCTGAAGCAGGGCCAGTACCAGCCGATGCCCGTCGAGGAGCAGGTCATCTCCGTCTGGGCCGGCACCACCGGCAAGATGGACGACGTCCCGGTCAACGACATCCGTCGCTTCGAGTCGGAGCTGCTGGAGCACCTGCGCCGTGAGCGCAAGGACCTCCTCACCTCCATCGCCGACGGCGGCAAGATGTCGGACGACACCCTGACGTCGATCGCTGACGCCATCGCCGGCTTCAAGCGCCAGTTCGAGACCTCGGACGGCAAGCTCCTGGGCGAGGACGCACCGGCCGTCAACGTCTCCAAGTGA
- a CDS encoding F0F1 ATP synthase subunit delta, producing the protein MNGASREALASARERLDALTDNTSVDAAKLAGELAAVTALLDREVSLRRVITDPAQSGEAKAELVGRLLSGQVGGETLDLVSGMARSRWSQSRDLVDALEVLAATADLTAAQQGDALDNVEDEIFRFGRIVASSTELRSALTDRAATVSAKSELLRSLLGGKANAVTERLVVRLVTHPRGRSLEAGLESLSTLAAERRNRMVATVTSAIPLSDVQKQRLGAVLAKLYGRQMHLNLDVDPAVLGGISVRVGDEVIDGTIADRLAEASRRMAG; encoded by the coding sequence ATGAACGGAGCGAGCCGCGAGGCGCTGGCCTCCGCGCGCGAGCGTCTCGACGCGCTGACGGACAACACGTCCGTCGACGCGGCGAAGCTCGCCGGTGAGCTGGCAGCCGTCACCGCGCTGCTCGACCGTGAGGTCTCGCTGCGTCGGGTCATCACGGACCCGGCGCAGTCCGGCGAGGCCAAGGCCGAGCTGGTCGGCCGGCTGCTGTCCGGCCAGGTCGGCGGGGAGACCCTCGACCTGGTGTCCGGCATGGCGCGCTCCCGCTGGTCGCAGTCCCGCGACCTGGTGGACGCGCTCGAGGTGCTGGCGGCCACCGCCGACCTCACCGCCGCCCAGCAGGGCGACGCGCTCGACAACGTCGAGGACGAGATCTTCCGCTTCGGCCGGATCGTCGCCTCGAGCACCGAGCTGCGTTCCGCGCTGACCGACCGCGCGGCCACCGTCTCCGCCAAGAGCGAGCTGCTGCGCAGCCTGCTCGGCGGCAAGGCGAACGCCGTCACGGAGCGCCTGGTCGTCCGTCTTGTCACGCACCCGCGTGGACGTAGCCTGGAAGCGGGACTCGAGTCCCTCTCCACGCTCGCCGCCGAGCGCCGCAACCGCATGGTCGCCACCGTGACCAGCGCGATTCCGCTCAGCGACGTGCAGAAGCAGCGTCTCGGCGCGGTGCTGGCCAAGCTGTACGGCCGCCAGATGCACCTGAACCTCGACGTGGACCCCGCGGTCCTCGGCGGGATCTCGGTGCGGGTCGGCGACGAGGTCATCGACGGCACCATCGCGGACCGCCTCGCAGAGGCGTCCCGCCGCATGGCCGGCTGA
- a CDS encoding F0F1 ATP synthase subunit B: MENPLVPPIPELVIGLIAFVIVFGFLAKKLLPNINKVLDERREAIEGGIEKAEAAQTEAQSVLEQYKAQLAEARHEAARLRQDALEQGTALKEELRAEGQRQREEIIAAGHAQIAADRKAASQALRQDVGKLATDLAGKLVGESLEDVARQGRTIDRFLSELEEKAEAAR; this comes from the coding sequence ATGGAAAACCCTCTCGTTCCGCCGATCCCCGAGCTCGTCATCGGTCTGATCGCCTTCGTCATCGTCTTCGGGTTCCTCGCGAAGAAGCTCCTCCCGAACATCAACAAGGTTCTGGACGAGCGCCGCGAGGCCATCGAGGGCGGTATCGAGAAGGCTGAAGCCGCTCAGACCGAGGCCCAGAGCGTGCTGGAGCAGTACAAGGCCCAGCTCGCCGAGGCCCGGCACGAGGCTGCGCGCCTGCGCCAGGACGCGCTGGAGCAGGGCACTGCGCTCAAGGAAGAACTGCGCGCAGAGGGCCAGCGGCAGCGTGAGGAGATCATCGCTGCCGGTCACGCCCAGATCGCGGCAGACCGCAAGGCCGCCTCTCAGGCGCTGCGTCAGGACGTGGGCAAGCTCGCCACCGACCTGGCCGGAAAGCTCGTCGGCGAGTCCCTCGAGGACGTCGCCCGCCAGGGCCGCACGATCGACCGCTTCCTCAGCGAGCTCGAGGAGAAGGCCGAGGCGGCCCGATGA
- the atpE gene encoding ATP synthase F0 subunit C encodes MSQTLAAVTGSLSSVGYGLAAIGPGVGVGIIFGNGTQALARQPEAAGLIRANQILGFAFCEALALIGLVMPFVYPTS; translated from the coding sequence ATGTCCCAGACCCTTGCCGCCGTCACCGGCTCCCTCAGCTCCGTTGGTTACGGTCTCGCGGCCATCGGCCCCGGCGTCGGCGTCGGCATCATCTTCGGTAACGGCACCCAGGCCCTTGCCCGCCAGCCCGAGGCTGCCGGCCTGATCCGCGCCAACCAGATCCTCGGCTTCGCCTTCTGTGAGGCGCTCGCCCTGATCGGTCTGGTCATGCCGTTCGTCTACCCGACCTCCTGA
- the atpB gene encoding F0F1 ATP synthase subunit A: MKEPAVSADPTQVLAFETDCHIFDGCGFPGPGLHSFLFEPLWGEAGSSAYFNKPMLLALLGSVIIVAFFWAAFGKAKMVPGKLQMVAEAGYDFVRRGIVYETLGKKEGEKYVPFMVSLFFFVWILNVWSIVPVAQFPVTSIIAYPAILALMVYLVWMSVTFKRHGFVGGLKNLTGYDKSLGGVLPLIMVIEFFSNVLVRPFTHAVRLFANMFAGHTLLLLFTIASWYLLNGIGIAYAGVSFVMVIVMTAFELFIQAVQAYVFVLLACSFIQGALAEHH; the protein is encoded by the coding sequence CTGAAGGAGCCCGCGGTGAGTGCTGACCCGACGCAGGTCCTCGCCTTCGAGACCGACTGTCACATCTTCGACGGATGTGGATTCCCCGGCCCGGGCCTGCACTCGTTCCTCTTCGAGCCTCTGTGGGGCGAAGCCGGGAGCAGCGCCTACTTCAACAAGCCGATGCTGCTGGCCCTCCTGGGATCGGTCATCATCGTGGCCTTCTTCTGGGCCGCCTTCGGCAAGGCGAAGATGGTCCCCGGCAAGCTCCAGATGGTCGCCGAGGCCGGCTACGACTTCGTACGCCGCGGCATCGTCTACGAGACGCTGGGCAAGAAGGAGGGCGAGAAGTACGTCCCCTTCATGGTCTCCCTGTTCTTCTTCGTCTGGATCCTGAACGTCTGGTCGATCGTCCCGGTGGCCCAGTTCCCGGTGACGTCGATCATCGCGTACCCGGCGATCCTGGCCCTGATGGTCTACCTCGTCTGGATGTCGGTCACCTTCAAGCGCCACGGCTTCGTCGGCGGCCTGAAGAACCTCACCGGCTACGACAAGAGCCTGGGCGGCGTCCTGCCGCTGATCATGGTCATCGAGTTCTTCTCGAACGTCCTGGTCCGCCCGTTCACCCACGCGGTCCGACTCTTCGCGAACATGTTCGCCGGTCACACCCTGCTGCTGCTCTTCACGATCGCCAGCTGGTACCTGCTGAACGGCATCGGCATCGCCTACGCCGGTGTGTCGTTCGTGATGGTGATCGTGATGACCGCCTTCGAGCTCTTCATCCAGGCTGTCCAGGCGTACGTCTTCGTCCTCCTGGCCTGCAGCTTCATCCAGGGCGCGCTCGCCGAGCACCACTGA
- a CDS encoding MraY family glycosyltransferase — translation MGQPVREYLLTLCVTVAVTYLLTGPVRKFAIAAGAMPEIRARDVHREPTPRLGGIAMFGGMCAGLLIADHLQNLNGVFERSNEPRALLSGAALIWLVGVLDDKFELDALIKLGAQMIAAGVMVMQGLTILWIPVPGIGTVALTQWQGTLLTVALVVITINAVNFVDGLDGLAAGMVCIATGAFFLYAYRIWFGYGIESAAPATLFAAILMGMCLGFLPHNMHPARIFMGDSGSMLIGLVLAASAISITGQVDPDTMALFVGGERNATQAMLPVFIPLLLPLTIIAIPMADLVLAIVRRTWNGQSPFAADRGHLHHRLLELGHSHSRAVLIMYFWSGLIAFGTVAYSVSSASMWIVLAIAALSALGLVLLLVPRFTPRAPRWAQGLVPPRYRHAERAAEAAVRDDAGTEPEPARPVAAGVSGVNGATAVGPRSRLPDRRKAGSAR, via the coding sequence CTGGGGCAGCCAGTGCGTGAATATCTGCTGACGCTTTGCGTCACGGTCGCGGTGACCTATCTGCTGACCGGGCCCGTGCGGAAGTTCGCGATCGCGGCCGGTGCGATGCCGGAGATCCGCGCCCGCGACGTGCACCGCGAGCCGACTCCGCGGCTCGGCGGTATCGCCATGTTCGGCGGCATGTGCGCGGGGCTGCTGATCGCCGACCACCTGCAGAACCTGAACGGGGTCTTCGAGCGGTCGAACGAGCCGCGCGCCCTCCTGTCGGGCGCGGCGCTGATCTGGCTGGTCGGTGTCCTGGACGACAAGTTCGAGCTCGACGCGCTGATCAAGCTCGGCGCGCAGATGATCGCCGCCGGCGTGATGGTCATGCAGGGCCTGACCATCCTGTGGATTCCGGTTCCTGGCATCGGCACGGTGGCGCTCACCCAGTGGCAGGGCACCCTGCTCACCGTGGCCCTGGTGGTGATCACCATCAACGCGGTGAACTTCGTCGACGGCCTCGACGGCCTGGCGGCCGGCATGGTCTGCATCGCCACCGGCGCGTTCTTCCTCTACGCCTACCGGATCTGGTTCGGCTACGGCATCGAGTCGGCCGCCCCGGCGACGCTCTTCGCGGCGATCCTGATGGGCATGTGCCTGGGCTTCCTGCCGCACAACATGCACCCAGCCCGGATCTTCATGGGGGATTCCGGCTCGATGCTGATCGGCCTGGTGCTGGCCGCCTCGGCCATCTCGATCACGGGGCAGGTGGACCCCGACACGATGGCCCTCTTCGTGGGCGGTGAGCGCAACGCGACCCAGGCGATGCTGCCGGTCTTCATCCCGCTGCTGCTGCCGCTGACCATCATCGCCATTCCGATGGCGGACCTGGTGCTGGCGATCGTGCGGCGCACCTGGAACGGCCAGTCGCCCTTCGCGGCGGACCGCGGCCACCTGCACCACCGGCTGCTGGAACTCGGGCATTCCCACAGCCGCGCCGTACTCATCATGTATTTCTGGTCAGGGCTGATCGCATTCGGCACGGTGGCCTATTCGGTGAGTTCGGCCTCGATGTGGATCGTCCTCGCCATCGCCGCGCTGAGCGCGCTGGGCCTCGTACTGCTCCTCGTGCCGCGGTTCACCCCGCGGGCACCCCGTTGGGCGCAGGGCCTGGTGCCGCCGCGCTACCGGCACGCCGAGCGGGCCGCGGAGGCGGCCGTGCGGGACGACGCGGGCACGGAGCCGGAGCCCGCGCGGCCCGTCGCGGCGGGTGTGTCGGGCGTCAACGGGGCGACTGCCGTAGGCCCCCGTTCGCGGCTCCCCGACCGGCGTAAGGCCGGATCGGCGCGCTGA
- the glyA gene encoding serine hydroxymethyltransferase: MSVITQPTDLLRQQDPQLADILEGERQRQATTLQMSAAENFTSPAVLAALGSALANKYAEGYPGARHHGGCEYADLAERVAVERAKALFGVEHANVQPHSGSSAVLAAYAALLRPGDTVLAMGLPYGGHLTHGSPANFSGRWFDFVGYGVDAETGLVDYEQVQRLARTHLPKAIVCGSISYPRHLEYSAFREIADEVGAHLIVDAAHPIGLVAGGAAPSPVPYADLVCATTHKVLRGPRGGMVLCGAEFAERVDRAVFPFTQGGAQMHTIAAKAVAFGEAAAPAFTRYAHRVVANARALAAALEQRGFAVTTGGTDTHLISADPARLGIDGPAARGRLAAAGIVLETCALPYGDQRGIRLGTAAVTTQGMGKPEMAEIAELFSAALRGEAAGTRTAVADLTSRFPPYGA, translated from the coding sequence ATGAGCGTCATCACGCAGCCCACAGATCTCCTGCGGCAGCAGGACCCGCAACTGGCCGACATCCTCGAAGGGGAGCGGCAGCGGCAGGCGACCACCTTGCAGATGAGCGCCGCCGAGAACTTCACCTCGCCCGCCGTGCTCGCGGCGCTGGGCTCCGCGCTCGCCAACAAGTACGCCGAGGGGTATCCCGGCGCCCGCCACCACGGGGGGTGCGAGTACGCCGACCTGGCCGAGCGGGTGGCCGTGGAGCGGGCCAAGGCGCTCTTCGGGGTCGAGCACGCCAATGTGCAGCCGCATTCCGGTTCCTCCGCCGTGCTGGCCGCCTACGCGGCGCTGCTGCGGCCCGGGGACACGGTCCTGGCCATGGGGCTCCCGTACGGCGGGCACCTCACCCACGGCTCCCCGGCCAACTTCTCCGGCCGCTGGTTCGACTTCGTCGGGTACGGGGTCGACGCCGAGACCGGGCTCGTCGACTACGAGCAGGTGCAGCGGCTCGCCCGCACGCACCTGCCCAAGGCCATCGTGTGCGGGTCGATCTCCTACCCCCGCCACCTGGAGTACTCGGCCTTCCGCGAGATCGCCGACGAGGTCGGGGCCCACCTCATCGTGGACGCCGCGCACCCGATCGGGCTGGTCGCGGGCGGGGCGGCGCCGAGCCCCGTCCCGTACGCGGACCTGGTCTGCGCGACCACGCACAAGGTGCTGCGCGGCCCGCGCGGCGGGATGGTCCTGTGCGGAGCCGAGTTCGCCGAGCGCGTCGACCGGGCGGTGTTCCCCTTCACCCAGGGCGGCGCCCAGATGCACACCATCGCCGCGAAGGCGGTGGCCTTCGGGGAGGCGGCCGCCCCGGCCTTCACCCGGTACGCCCACCGGGTGGTCGCCAACGCCCGGGCCCTGGCCGCGGCCCTGGAGCAGCGCGGGTTCGCCGTGACGACCGGCGGCACCGACACCCACCTCATCAGCGCCGACCCGGCGCGCCTCGGCATCGACGGGCCGGCCGCGCGGGGCCGCCTCGCCGCCGCCGGGATCGTCCTCGAGACCTGCGCGCTGCCGTACGGGGACCAGCGCGGGATCCGCCTGGGCACCGCGGCGGTGACCACGCAGGGGATGGGCAAGCCGGAGATGGCCGAGATCGCGGAGCTGTTCTCGGCCGCGCTGCGCGGCGAGGCGGCCGGAACGCGTACCGCCGTGGCCGACCTGACCAGCAGATTTCCCCCGTACGGGGCGTAA
- a CDS encoding protein-tyrosine-phosphatase, with translation MSPQGRGIATQSFRILHVSTGNVCRSPITERLTRHALSHRLGVLGLPAGDLIVESAGTWGHEGAPMEANAAAVLADFGADASGFTGRELLDEHVIRADLVLTATRDHRAQVISMGHSAGLRTFTLKEFTRLVRAIDPATLPPLDDGMAERARALVRAAAALRGWLLAPSADADEVYDPYGAPITFFRSIGDEINQALDPVVTALTGVTDSH, from the coding sequence GTGAGCCCTCAGGGGCGTGGCATAGCGACTCAGTCCTTCCGCATACTCCACGTCAGCACCGGCAATGTGTGCCGCTCGCCCATCACCGAGCGGCTGACGCGGCACGCGCTGTCGCACCGGCTGGGCGTCCTCGGCCTGCCGGCCGGCGACCTCATCGTGGAGAGCGCGGGCACCTGGGGCCACGAGGGCGCACCGATGGAGGCCAACGCGGCCGCCGTCCTCGCCGACTTCGGGGCCGATGCGTCCGGGTTCACCGGGCGGGAACTGCTGGACGAGCACGTCATACGCGCCGACCTGGTGCTCACCGCCACGCGGGACCACCGGGCGCAGGTCATCTCCATGGGCCACTCCGCCGGGCTGCGGACCTTCACGCTGAAGGAGTTCACCCGGCTGGTGCGGGCCATAGACCCGGCCACGCTGCCGCCGCTGGACGACGGCATGGCGGAGCGGGCACGGGCGCTGGTACGGGCCGCCGCGGCGCTGCGCGGCTGGCTGCTCGCACCGTCCGCCGACGCCGACGAGGTGTACGACCCGTACGGGGCGCCCATCACCTTCTTCCGGTCGATCGGCGACGAAATCAACCAGGCGCTGGACCCTGTGGTCACGGCCCTGACGGGCGTCACCGACTCCCACTGA
- a CDS encoding L-threonylcarbamoyladenylate synthase, which yields MARRYDCNDATDRKTGLREAASAVRRGELVVLPTDTLYGIGADAFSAEAVGDLLAAKGRGRNMPTPVLIGSPNTLHGLVTDFSEQAWELVDAFWPGGLTLVARHQPSLAWDLGETRGTVAVRMPLHPVAIELLTEVGPMAVSSANISGHPAPADCDAAREMLGDSVSVYLDGGPTPSTEPSSIVDVTGKVPVLLREGALTAEKLREVVPDLEVAP from the coding sequence ATGGCCCGGCGATACGACTGCAACGACGCGACGGACCGTAAGACGGGTCTGCGTGAAGCGGCATCCGCCGTGCGCCGCGGTGAGCTCGTCGTGCTGCCCACCGACACCCTGTACGGCATCGGTGCGGACGCCTTCAGCGCAGAGGCCGTCGGCGACCTGCTCGCCGCCAAGGGGCGCGGCCGCAACATGCCCACCCCTGTCCTCATCGGCTCCCCGAACACCCTGCACGGCCTGGTCACGGACTTCTCCGAGCAGGCGTGGGAGCTCGTCGACGCCTTCTGGCCGGGCGGGCTCACGCTCGTCGCCAGGCACCAGCCCTCGCTGGCGTGGGACCTGGGGGAGACCCGCGGGACCGTGGCCGTACGCATGCCCCTGCACCCCGTCGCGATCGAGCTGCTGACCGAGGTCGGCCCGATGGCCGTGTCCTCGGCGAACATCTCCGGGCACCCCGCGCCGGCGGACTGCGACGCGGCGCGCGAGATGCTGGGCGACTCCGTCTCCGTGTACCTGGACGGCGGGCCGACCCCGAGCACGGAGCCCTCGTCGATCGTCGACGTCACCGGGAAGGTTCCCGTACTGCTGCGCGAGGGGGCGCTGACCGCCGAGAAGCTGCGGGAGGTCGTACCCGACCTCGAGGTGGCTCCGTGA